Proteins from a single region of Rhodospirillales bacterium:
- a CDS encoding aldehyde dehydrogenase family protein yields the protein MIHQALETLNKSVVIRPKYDNFIGGQWTPPVRGQYFTNPTPVTGRPLCEVARSTAEDIELALDAAHAAKDAWGKTSVAERALILNRIADRMEERLSVLAMVETLDNGKPIRETTAADLPLAIDHFRYFAGCIRAQEGTLSEIDHHTVAYHFHEPLGVVGQIIPWNFPLLMAVWKLAPALAAGNCVVLKPAEQTPMAIMVFADIIGDLLPPGVLNIVNGFGVEAGKPLASNKRIAKVAFTGETTTGRLIMQYAAENIIPVTLELGGKSPNIFFADVMAEDDEFQDKAIEGFAMFALNQGEVCTCPSRALVHESIYDKFMEKAIPRVKAMKQGHPLDPETMVGAQASNDQMEKILSYIDIGRKEGAKILVGGERAHLDGECEGGFYVKPTVFEGHNKMRVFQEEIFGPCVSVTTFKTEEEAIAIANDTLYGLGAGVWSRDGSRYFRVGRAIQAGRVWTNCYHLYPAHAAFGGYKQSGIGRENHKMMLDHYQQTKNLLVSYDPKALGFF from the coding sequence ATGATTCATCAAGCCCTCGAGACACTTAACAAGAGTGTGGTTATTCGACCGAAGTATGACAACTTCATTGGTGGTCAGTGGACACCGCCAGTGCGCGGCCAATACTTCACCAACCCGACGCCGGTCACCGGCCGGCCGTTGTGCGAAGTTGCCCGCTCGACCGCCGAAGATATCGAATTAGCCCTCGATGCCGCGCATGCCGCCAAGGACGCCTGGGGCAAGACCTCGGTCGCCGAGCGGGCGCTGATCCTCAACCGCATCGCCGACCGTATGGAAGAACGGCTGTCGGTTCTGGCGATGGTCGAGACGCTCGACAACGGCAAGCCGATCCGCGAGACCACCGCCGCCGACCTGCCGCTCGCCATCGACCACTTCCGTTACTTCGCCGGCTGCATCCGCGCCCAGGAAGGCACCCTTTCCGAGATTGACCACCATACCGTCGCCTACCATTTCCACGAGCCGCTCGGCGTGGTTGGCCAGATCATCCCGTGGAATTTTCCACTGCTGATGGCGGTGTGGAAGCTGGCGCCGGCGCTCGCCGCCGGCAATTGTGTGGTGCTGAAGCCGGCCGAGCAGACGCCGATGGCGATCATGGTCTTCGCCGACATCATCGGCGATCTGTTGCCGCCGGGCGTGCTCAATATCGTCAATGGCTTCGGCGTCGAGGCGGGCAAGCCGCTCGCCAGCAACAAGCGCATCGCCAAGGTCGCGTTCACCGGCGAGACCACCACGGGGCGGCTGATCATGCAGTACGCCGCCGAGAATATCATCCCGGTGACCCTCGAGCTTGGCGGTAAGTCGCCGAACATCTTCTTCGCCGACGTCATGGCCGAGGATGACGAGTTCCAGGACAAGGCGATCGAAGGCTTTGCCATGTTCGCGCTCAACCAGGGCGAGGTCTGCACCTGCCCGTCACGGGCCCTGGTTCACGAGAGCATCTACGATAAGTTCATGGAAAAGGCGATCCCCCGCGTCAAGGCGATGAAGCAGGGCCACCCGCTCGATCCGGAAACGATGGTCGGCGCCCAGGCGTCCAATGATCAGATGGAGAAAATCCTCTCTTACATCGACATCGGCCGCAAGGAGGGAGCGAAGATCCTGGTCGGTGGCGAGCGTGCCCATCTCGATGGTGAGTGCGAGGGCGGCTTTTATGTCAAGCCGACGGTCTTCGAGGGCCACAATAAGATGCGGGTGTTCCAAGAGGAGATCTTCGGCCCGTGCGTCTCGGTAACCACCTTCAAGACCGAGGAAGAAGCGATCGCCATCGCCAACGACACGCTCTACGGCCTCGGCGCCGGCGTGTGGAGCCGCGACGGCAGCCGTTACTTCCGGGTCGGCCGCGCCATCCAGGCGGGACGGGTGTGGACCAACTGCTATCACCTCTATCCCGCCCACGCGGCGTTCGGCGGCTA
- the pqqD gene encoding pyrroloquinoline quinone biosynthesis peptide chaperone PqqD, whose product MVTSTSSYGFSRPQLANQVRLTFDRTRGRWVILAPERLLVPNDVAVEILLRCDGIASVEDIADDLAGAFDATREVIVHDVRHLVDDLGARGLLVG is encoded by the coding sequence ATGGTGACGTCGACGAGTAGCTATGGCTTTTCTCGTCCCCAGTTGGCAAATCAAGTGCGGCTGACCTTCGATCGAACACGCGGGCGGTGGGTCATTCTCGCACCGGAACGCTTGCTTGTGCCCAACGATGTCGCCGTCGAGATCTTGCTGCGGTGCGATGGCATCGCGTCTGTCGAGGACATTGCTGACGATCTCGCCGGAGCGTTTGATGCCACGCGCGAAGTGATCGTCCACGACGTCCGGCATCTCGTCGATGACCTTGGCGCACGCGGACTGCTCGTCGGATGA